In Dermacentor silvarum isolate Dsil-2018 chromosome 2, BIME_Dsil_1.4, whole genome shotgun sequence, the following proteins share a genomic window:
- the LOC119443141 gene encoding methyl-CpG-binding domain protein 3-like isoform X2, producing the protein MANLECPALPKGWRREEVIRRGGLSAGKVDVYYYSPGGKKFRSKPQLARFLGDAIDLSTFDFRTGKINSLLLRKSRRQRGTQFDYSRGIRNDASLVPPIRQTASIFKQPVTVVRSQEGKVRSDFKHGPPDKPKQLFWEKRLQGLQACDRDQEALQSFELPRNMKGVGPNVSQETLLRSIATALHMSAQPVTGQTGSRSALDKHPGIYLNPDQPLVQVLRHDPAWP; encoded by the exons ATGGCAAATCTTGAGTGTCCTGCATTGCCGAAGGGTTGGCGACGCGAGGAGGTTATTCGCCGAGGCGGCCTGTCTGCTGGCAAAGTTGACGTCTACTACTACAG TCCTGGAGGAAAGAAGTTTCGCAGCAAGCCTCAGCTGGCACGCTTCTTGGGTGATGCCATCGACCTGAGCACTTTTGATTTCCGCACGGGCAAGATTAACTCATTGCTGCTGCGTAAAAGCCGTAGGCAGCGAGGCACTCAATTTGACTATAGTCGAGGCATCCGCAATGATGCCTCTCTTGTGCCTCCTATCCGGCAGACAGCCTCCATCTTCAAGCAGCCAGTCACTGTGGTACGGTCGCAGGAAGGCAAAGTGCGCTCAGACTTCAAGCATGGCCCCCCGGACAAACCAAAACAG CTTTTCTGGGAAAAGCGGTTACAAGGTTTGCAAGCATGTGACCGGGATCAAGAAGCCCTTCAAAGTTTTGAGCTTCCCAGGAACATGAAAG GTGTGGGCCCCAACGTCAGCCAGGAGACCCTTCTTCGGAGCATAGCCACAGCGCTGCATATGAGTGCCCAGCCTGTCACAGGACAGACTGGCTCACGTAGTGCACTCGACAAGCATCCAGGCATCTATCTCAATCCAGACCAGCCCCTGGTTCAGGTGCTAAGGCATGACCCTGCATG
- the LOC119443139 gene encoding uncharacterized protein LOC119443139 has protein sequence MALFALDKIYSSRIKAIDERIEEALEEIDRYLKNGNQKDLTKHRKSSFHSLENISTDHNAVKECLQKMLHLCHEQPDSMESMFSILKKMAQHSLPFQAACDCGICTDCLEDACDIVCKKQHPRIGSAKDCSSDFQSSEDVKSLWCSICYHIQAYITRHLVGDKEVLSPKQGLVHDTNWESYFEMLRLLFVPGQIQRIHQWVRSEQLRHASCPCKPTFSTCCVSCLIQWCVQSLAKDVAMRPSLGMTWHDLSDCYISSVRANVMLCLQELRSHWQRRHEVKDKSHFLPCLLNPNSCWAHRDTTKHSWDARPCNADMESQQSDSYIAWTDHWIVVAVVNLINELHWFEQQLSGISCRTWAVLSKSPQQSSADGVTAWDEPCIWDWRQLLATSGILTLLQQSIQDLIQIKWPLHQKDSVSVELTGRKLQVNDRAFRAVHYLAVYEPAISACQGVLGPFRASFIHAVHVALGQAVEDLETRFGHRIHLPQNLYIMLNTGCYLENSLLNCASALSGKNEGISTAPFHGLQQRVAAAIKHTEKLIFVHHLKWLASCIAPSRNSALVLKRACAWNLYVKALCSDLKCQVGPSQCSCALRQLLTEMLRQARSLKMLSQESELRLVLHSAYDALFLVCSNTQELLGLPASPVAAGPIAELHGHCNALFTSISTKDSATEHDEQQPDNKHDPQQPHQQAPWLCFVQPSLFPGPPWAQLPTNTRIWLPLALCLASERPHPLLLLQNA, from the exons ATGGCACTTTTCGCGCTCGACAAGATATACTCCAGCCGTATTAAAGCTATCGACGAAAG AATTGAAGAAGCCTTGGAGGAGATTGACAGATATTTAAAGAACGGAAATCAAAAGGACTTGACAAAGCACCGAAAAAGCTCATTTCACAGCTTGGAAAACATTTCAACAGACCACAATGCAGTCAAAGAATGCCTGCAAAAGATG CTGCACTTATGTCATGAGCAGCCAGACTCAATGGAATCCATGTTCAGCATCCTCAAGAAGATGGCCCAGCATTCCTTGCCTTTCCAAGCAGCTTGCGACTGTGGTATATGCACTGACTGCTTGGAAGATGCTTGTGATATTGTCTGCAAGAAGCAGCATCCACGCATAGGAAGTGCAAAGGACTGTTCATCAGACTTTCAGTCAAGTGAAGATGTCAAGTCTCTGTGGTGCAGCATATGTTACCACATTCAAGCCTACATAACTCGCCACCTCGTTGGTGACAAAGAGGTGCTTTCCCCAAAGCAAGGTCTTGTCCATGACACCAACTGGGAGAGCTACTTTGAAATGCTCCGCCTTCTGTTTGTTCCTGGCCAGATACAGCGCATTCACCAGTGGGTTCGTTCAGAGCAGTTGCGGCATGCCAGCTGTCCTTGCAAGCCCACATTTTCGACATGTTGTGTCAGCTGCTTGATACAGTGGTGTGTACAGAGCCTGGCAAAAGATGTAGCAATGAGGCCTTCCTTGGGTATGACATGGCATGATCTCAGTGACTGTTACATATCCAGTGTGCGTGCCAACGTAATGCTGTGCCTCCAAGAGCTGCGCAGCCACTGGCAAAGAAGACATGAAGTCAAAGACAAGTCTCACTTCTTACCATGCCTTCTGAATCCAAACTCTTGCTGGGCGCACAGAGACACCACCAAACACAGTTGGGATGCCAGGCCCTGTAATGCAGATATGGAATCGCAGCAAAGTGATAGTTACATTGCCTGGACTGATCACTGGATTGTGGTGGCAGTTGTCAACCTCATAAATGAACTGCACTGGTTTGAGCAGCAACTTAGTGGAATTAGCTGCAGAACATGGG CTGTGCTGTCCAAAAGCCCACAACAATCATCAGCTGATGGTGTTACAGCATGGGATGAGCCTTGCATTTGGGACTGGCG ACAGCTGCTGGCAACCTCTGGTATCCTCACATTGCTTCAGCAGAGCATTCAAGACCTCATCCAGATTAAGTGGCCTCTTCACCAAAAAGACAGCGTGTCAGTTGAACTAACTGGCAGAAAACTACAAGTCAATGATAGAG CATTCCGTGCTGTTCACTACTTGGCTGTCTATGAACCAGCCATAAGTGCCTGCCAAGGAGTGCTGGGACCCTTCCGCGCTTCATTCATACATGCTGTGCACGTTGCCTTGGGCCAAGCTGTAGAAGACCTTGAAACCAGATTTGGGCACAGGATCCACCTGCCCCAGAACCTGTACATCATGCTCAACACAGGCTGTTACTTGGAAAATTCTTTGCTGAACTGTGCCTCTGCGCTTTCAGGAAAAAATGA GGGCATTTCAACAGCACCATTTCATGGCCTGCAACAGAGAGTTGCAGCAGCTATTAAACACACTGAGAAACTAATTTTCGTGCATCACCTTAAATGGCTGGCAAGCTGCATTGCCCCAAGCAGAAACAGTGCATTA GTCCTTAAGAGAGCATGTGCCTGGAACCTGTATGTGAAAGCCTTGTGCAGTGACCTCAAATGTCAAGTAGGTCCCAGTCAGTGTAGCTGTGCCTTGAGGCAGCTTCTCACTGAAATGCTCAG GCAGGCAAGATCATTGAAAATGTTGTCCCAAGAGTCTGAACTAAGATTGGTTCTGCACAGTGCATATGATGCACTTTTCCTAGTCTGCAGCAACACCCAAGAACTTCTTGGGCTGCCC GCAAGCCCAGTTGCAGCAGGGCCCATTGCTGAACTTCACGGGCACTGCAATGCTCTGTTCACTTCAATATCCACAAAAGACTCTGCCACAGAACATGATGAACAGCAACCTGACAACAAACACGATCCACAACAGCCACACCAACAGGCCCCGTGGCTGTGCTTCGTACAACCTTCCCTGTTCCCTGGTCCTCCATGGGCACAGCTTCCCACAAACACCCGAATCTGGCTTCCATTGGCTTTATGCCTGGCCAGTGAGAGACCGCACCCACTGCTGCTCTtacag AATGCATGA
- the LOC119443141 gene encoding methyl-CpG-binding domain protein 3-like isoform X3 encodes MANLECPALPKGWRREEVIRRGGLSAGKVDVYYYSPGGKKFRSKPQLARFLGDAIDLSTFDFRTGKINSLLLRKSRRQRGTQFDYSRGIRNDASLVPPIRQTASIFKQPVTVVRSQEGKVRSDFKHGPPDKPKQLFWEKRLQGLQACDRDQEALQSFELPRNMKGVGPNVSQETLLRSIATALHMSAQPVTGQTGSRSALDKHPGIYLNPDQPLVQVLRHDPAW; translated from the exons ATGGCAAATCTTGAGTGTCCTGCATTGCCGAAGGGTTGGCGACGCGAGGAGGTTATTCGCCGAGGCGGCCTGTCTGCTGGCAAAGTTGACGTCTACTACTACAG TCCTGGAGGAAAGAAGTTTCGCAGCAAGCCTCAGCTGGCACGCTTCTTGGGTGATGCCATCGACCTGAGCACTTTTGATTTCCGCACGGGCAAGATTAACTCATTGCTGCTGCGTAAAAGCCGTAGGCAGCGAGGCACTCAATTTGACTATAGTCGAGGCATCCGCAATGATGCCTCTCTTGTGCCTCCTATCCGGCAGACAGCCTCCATCTTCAAGCAGCCAGTCACTGTGGTACGGTCGCAGGAAGGCAAAGTGCGCTCAGACTTCAAGCATGGCCCCCCGGACAAACCAAAACAG CTTTTCTGGGAAAAGCGGTTACAAGGTTTGCAAGCATGTGACCGGGATCAAGAAGCCCTTCAAAGTTTTGAGCTTCCCAGGAACATGAAAG GTGTGGGCCCCAACGTCAGCCAGGAGACCCTTCTTCGGAGCATAGCCACAGCGCTGCATATGAGTGCCCAGCCTGTCACAGGACAGACTGGCTCACGTAGTGCACTCGACAAGCATCCAGGCATCTATCTCAATCCAGACCAGCCCCTGGTTCAGGTGCTAAGGCATGACCCTGCATGGTGA